A portion of the Macaca thibetana thibetana isolate TM-01 chromosome 9, ASM2454274v1, whole genome shotgun sequence genome contains these proteins:
- the ZSWIM8 gene encoding zinc finger SWIM domain-containing protein 8 isoform X3, producing the protein MELMFAEWEDGERFSFEDSDRFEEDSLCSFISEAESLCQNWRGWRKQSAGPNSPTGGGGGGGSGGTRMRDGLVIPLVELSAKQVAFHIPFEVVEKVYPPVPEQLQLRIAFWSFPENEEDIRLYSCLANGSADEFQRGDQLFRMRAVKDPLQIGFHLSATVVPPQMVPPKGAYNVAVMFDRCRVTSCSCTCGAGAKWCTHVVALCLFRIHNASAVCLRAPVSESLSRLQRDQLQKFAQYLISELPQQILPTAQRLLDELLSSQSTAINTVCGAPDPTAGPSASDQSTWYLDESTLTDNIKKTLHKFCGPSPVVFSDVNSMYLSSTEPPAAAEWACLLRPLRGREPEGVWNLLSIVREMFKRRDSNAAPLLEILTDQCLTYEQITGWWYSVRTSASHSSASGHTGRSNGQSEVAAHACASMCDEMVTLWRLAVLDPALSPQRRRELCTQLRQWQLKVIENVKRGQHKKTLERLFPGFRPAVEACYFNWEEAYPLPGVTYSGTDRKLALCWARALPSRPGASRSGGLEESRDRPRPLPAEPAVRPKEPGTKRKGLGEGVPSSQRGPRRLSAEGGDKALHKMGPGGGKAKALGGAGSGSKGSAGGGSKRRLSSEDSSLEPDLAEMSLDDSSLALGAEASTFGGFPESPPPCPLHGGSRGPSAFLPEPPDTYEEDGGVYFSEGPEPPTASAGPPGLLPGDVCTRDDVPSTDESGSGLPKTKEAAPAVGEEDDDYQAYYLNAQDGAGGEEEKAEGGAGEEHDLFAGLKPLEQESRMEVLFACAEALHAHGYSNEASRLTVELAQDLLANPPDLKGKKNKVSTSRQTWVATNTLSKAAFLLTVLSERPEHHNLAFRVGMFALELQRPPASTKALEVKLAYQESEVAALLKKIPLGPSEMSTMRCRAEELREGTLCDYRPVLPLMLASFIFDVLCAPVVSPTGSRPPSRNWNSETPGDEELGFEAAVAALGMKTTVSEAEHPLLCEGTRREKGDLALALMITYKDDQAKLKKILDKLLDRESQTHKPQTLSSFYSSSRPTTASQRSPSKHGGPSAPGALQPLTSGSAGPAQPGSVAGAGPGPTEGFTEKNVPESSPHSPCEGLPSEAALTPRPEGKVPSRLALGSRGGYNGRGWGSPGRPKKKHTGMASIDSSAPETTSDSSPTLSRRPLRGGWAPTSWGRGQDSDSISSSSSDSLGSSSSSGSRRASASGGARAKTVEVGRYKGRRPESHAPHVPNQPSEAAAHFYFELAKTVLIKAGGNSSTSIFTHPSSSGGHQGPHRNLHLCAFEIGLYALGLHNFVSPNWLSRTYSSHVSWITGQAMEIGSAALTILVECWDGHLTPPEVASLADRASRARDSNMVRAAAELALSCLPHAHALNPNEIQRALVQCKEQDNLMLEKACMAVEEAAKGGGVYPEVLFEVAHQWFWLYEQTAGGSSTAREGATSCSASGIRAAGEAGRGMPEGRGGPGTEPVTVAAAAVTAAATVVPVISVGSSLYPGPGLGHGHSPGLHPYTALQPHLPCSPQYLTHPAHPAHPMPHMPRPAVFPVPSSAYPQGVHPAFLGAQYPYSVTPPSLAATAVSFPVPSMAPITVHPYHTEPGLPLPTSVACELWGQGTVSSVHPASTFPAIQGASLPALTTQPSPLVSGGFPPPEEETHSQPVSPHSLHHLHAAYRVGMLALEMLGRRAHNDHPNNFSRSPPYTDDVKWLLGLAAKLGDRHGDAAAAESRSCPQPPACPGLPPTGAALPAGIHAVHPPPLDSPDSCGLRRLCECDPERPQRLLPDAHGHDAVQRHPTEPQAQQTDQGAVAAGLTRDGHLLPLSLSPVGSYTGTQACGYGGPSHRGSEAWLDRSSSLSSLVAQTDSCSWAVAWGQDVSDPRSLGLGETALSGRGRWVASGIYLAFINI; encoded by the exons ATGGAGCTGATGTTTGCGGAGTGGGAGGACGGAGAGCGCTTCTCATTCGAGGATTCGGACCGTTTTGAGGAGGATTCGCTCTGTTCCTTCATCTCCGAGGCCGAGAGCCTCTGCCAGAACTGGCGGGGATGGCGCAAACAGTCAGCGGGGCCCAATTCCCCCACTGGCGGCGGTGGCGGAGGTGGCAGTGGCGGTACCAGAATGCGAG ATGGACTGGTGATTCCATTGGTGGAGCTGTCAGCAAAGCAGGTGGCATTTCACATCCCATTTGAAGTGGTGGAGAAAGTTTACCCACCGGTGCCTGAGCAGCTACAGCTCCGAATTGCTTTTTGGAGCTTCCCTGAGAATGAAGAGGACATTCG GCTGTATTCATGCCTGGCCAATGGCAGTGCAGATGAGTTTCAGCGAGGGGATCAGCTCTTCCGCATGAGGGCTGTGAAGGACCCACTGCAGATAG GGTTCCACCTGAGTGCTACAGTGGTGCCACCTCAGATGGTCCCTCCCAAAGGGGCCTACAACGTGGCTGTGATGTTTGACCGCTGCCGGGTCACTTCCTGCAGCTGTACCTGTGGGGCTGGGGCCAAATGGTGCACCCACGTCGTGGCACTCTGTCTCTTCCGCATCCACAAC GCTTCTGCAGTCTGCCTGCGAGCCCCAGTCTCAGAGTCCCTGTCCCGGCTACAGAGGGACCAGCTGCAGAAGTTTGCTCAGTACCTCATCAGTGAGCTCCCTCAGCAG ATCCTCCCCACAGCTCAGCGTCTCCTGGACGAACTCCTGTCTTCCCAGTCAACAGCCATCAATACAGTGTGTGGAGCTCCGG ACCCCACAGCAGGGCCCTCAGCATCGGACCAGAGTACTTGGTATCTAGATGAATCGACACTCACTGACAACATCAAGAAGACACTGCACAAGTTCTGTGGCCCCTCCCCTGTGGTCTTCAG TGATGTGAACTCCATGTATCTGTCTTCCACGGAGCCGCCAGCCGCTGCTGAATGGGCATGTCTGCTGCGCCCTCTGAGAGGCCGTGAGCCGGAGGGCGTCTGGAACCTGCTAAGCATCGTGCGGGAGATGTTCAAGCGGAGGGACAGCAATGCTGCCCCCTTGTTGGAAATCCTCACTGACCAGTGCCTCACCTATGAGCAG ATAACAGGTTGGTGGTATAGCGTACGTACCTCAGCCTCACACAGCAGTGCCAGTGGGCACACGGGCCGTAGCAACGGGCAGTCAGAGGTGGCAGCCCATGCCTGTGCCAGCATGTGTGACGAGATGGTCACACTGTGGAGGCTGGCTGTGCTGGACCCTGCACTCAGCCCCCAGCG GCGCCGGGAACTGTGTACGCAGCTGCGGCAGTGGCAACTGAAGGTGATTGAGAACGTCAAGCGGGGCCAACACAAGAAGACGCTGGAGCGGCTCTTCCCTGGCTTCCGGCCAGCGGTGGAGGCCTGCTACTTCAACTGGGAAGAGGCCTACCCACTTCCCGGTGTCACCTACAGCGGCACTGACAGGAAGctggcactgtgctgggcccgGGCCCTGCCCTCTCGGCCAGGTGCCTCCCGCTCTGGGGGCCTGGAGGAATCCCGGGACCGGCCCCGACCCCTTCCTGCTGAGCCAGCTGTGCGGCCCAAGGAGCCTGGGACCAAGCGAAAGGGCTTGGGTGAGGGGGTCCCCTCATCACAGCGGGGTCCCCGCCGCCTCTCAGCTGAAGGGGGAGATAAAGCTCTGCATAAGATGGGTCCAGGTGGGGGCAAAGCCAAGGCACTGGGTGGGGCTGGCAGTGGGAGCAAGGGCTCAGCAGGTGGTGGGAGCAAGCGACGACTGAGCAGTGAAGACAGCTCCCTGGAGCCTGACCTGGCCGAGatgagcctggatgacagcagcCTGGCCCTGGGCGCAGAGGCCAGCACCTTCGGGGGATTCCCTGAGAGCCCTCCACCCTGTCCTCTCCACGGTGGCTCCCGAGGCCCTTCTGCTTTCCTTCCTGAGCCCCCAGATACTTATGAAGAAGATGGTGGTGTGTACTTCTCAGAAGGGCCTGAGCCTCCCACAGCCTCTGCCGGTCCCCCTGGCCTACTGCCTGGGGATGTCTGTACCCGGGACGACGTCCCTTCTACAGATGAGAGTGGCAGTGGGCTTCCCAAAACCAAAGAGGCAGCCCCTGCAGTTGGAGAGGAGGATGACGACTACCAGGCGTACTATCTGAATGCCCAGGATGGGGCTGGGGGCGAGGAAGAGAAGGCCGAGGGCGGGGCTGGGGAGGAGCACGATCTGTTTGCTGGGCTGAAGCCGCTGGAACAGGAGAGCCGCATGGAG GTACTGTTTGCCTGTGCTGAGGCCCTGCATGCACATGGCTACAGCAATGAGGCCTCCCGTCTCACCGTGGAGCTTGCCCAGGATCTGCTAGCCAACCCACCCGACCTCAAG gGCAAGAAAAACAAGGTATCCACGAGCCGTCAGACCTGGGTGGCTACCAACACCCTGAGCAAGGCAGCTTTCCTGTTGACAGTGCTAAGTGAGCGTCCAGAGCACCACAACCTGGCCTTCCGAGTTGGCATGTTTGCCTTGGAGCTGCAGAGGCCTCCAGCTTCTACCAAGGCCTTGGAG GTGAAGCTGGCAtaccaggagtctgaggtggctGCCTTGCTCAAGAAGATCCCTTTGGGTCCGAGCGAGATGAGTACCATGCGGTGCCGGGCAGAGGAGCTTCGGGAGGGGACGCTCTGTGACTATCGGCCTGTGTTGCCTCTCATGTTGGCCAGTTTCATCTTTGACGTTCTCTGTGCTCCAG TGGTTTCTCCCACAGGTTCCCGGCCCCCAAGTCGCAACTGGAACAGCGAGACACCTGGGGATGAGGAACTGGGATTTGAAGCAGCAGTTGCTGCCTTGG GCATGAAGACAACAGTGAGCGAGGCAGAACATCCCCTCTTATGTGAAGGTACACGTCGGGAGAAGGGTGACCTGGCATTAGCACTAATGATCACTTACAAGGACGACCAGGCCAAGCTTAAGAAG ATCTTAGACAAACTCTTGGACCGAGAGAGCCAGACACATAAGCCACAGACGCTGAGTTCTTTCTACTCATCTAGCCGCCCAACCACAGCCAGCCAGAGGTCTCCTTCAAAGCACGGGGGCCCATCTGCCCCAGGGGCCCTGCAACCACTGACCTCAGGCTCTGCAGGGCCTGCTCAGCCAGGGAGTGTGGcaggggctgggccaggcccCACTGAGGGCTTCACAGAGAAGAATGTGCCTG AGAGTTCCCCACATTCCCCCTGTGAGGGTCTTCCATCTGAGGCAGCTTTGACCCCCAGGCCAGAAGGGAAGGTTCCTAGCCGGTTGGCACTTGGCAGTCGTGGAGGCTATAATGGACGGGGATGGGGGTCTCCAGGACGGCCTAAGAAGAAGCACACAG GCATGGCCAGCATTGACAGCAGTGCCCCTGAAACAACATCGGATAGCTCCCCGACCTTAAGCCGGAGACCACTTCGAGGGGGCTGGgcccccacctcctggggtcGAGGTCAGGACAGTGACAGCATTAGCAGCTCTTCTTCGGACTCCCTGGGCTCCTCATCCTCCAGTGGAAGTCGCCGGGCCAGTGCCAGTGGAGGAGCCCGGGCAAAGACTGTTGAAGTTGGCAG GTACAAGGGCCGCCGCCCCGAGAGTCATGCCCCCCATGTACCCAATCAGCCATCAGAGGCAGCTGCACACTTCTACTTCGAGCTGGCGAAGACAGTGCTGATCAAGGCAGGGGGCAACAGCAGCACTTCCATTTTCACACATCCATCTTCCTCAGGGGGCCACCAGGGTCCTCACCGCAACCTGCACCTTTGCGCCTTCGAGATTGGGCTTTATGCCCTTGGCCTGCACAACTTTGTTTCTCCCAACTGGCTCTCACGTACTTATTCTTCTCACGTTTCCTGGATTACAG GCCAGGCCATGGAGATAGGCAGCGCAGCCCTGACTATACTGGTAGAATGCTGGGATGGGCACCTGACACCCCCTGAGGTTGCATCCCTGGCTGACAGGGCATCACGGGCAAGAGACTCCAATATGGTGAGGGCAGCAGCAGAGCTGGCCCTGAGCTGCCTGCCTCATGCCCATGCATTGAACCCTAATGAGATCCAGCGGGCCCTGGTGCAGTGCAAGGAACAG GACAACCTGATGTTGGAGAAGGCCTGCATGGCAGTGGAAGAGGCAGCTAAGGGTGGGGGAGTGTACCCTGAAGTGTTGTTTGAGGTTGCTCACCAGTGGTTCTGGCTATATGAGCAAACTGCAGGTGGCTCATCCACAGCCCGTGAAGGGGCTACAAGCTGTAGTGCCAGTGGGATCAGGGCAGCTGGGGAGGCTGGGCGGGGTATGCCTGAGGGTAGAGGGGGCCCAGGGACTGAGCCGGTTACAGTGGCGGCGGCAGCAGTGACAGCAGCAGCCACAGTGGTGCCCGTCATCTCGGTGGGGTCTAGTTTGTACCCGGGTCCAGGACTGGGGCATGGCCACTCCCCTGGCCTGCACCCCTACACTGCTCTACAGCCCCACTTGCCCTGTAGCCCTCAGTACCTCACTCACCCAGCTCACCCTGCCCACCCCATGCCTCACATGCCCCGGCCTGCCGTCTTCCCTGTGCCCAGCTCTGCATACCCACAG GGTGTGCATCCTGCATTCCTGGGGGCTCAGTACCCTTATTCAGTGACTCCTCCCTCACTTGCTGCCACTGCTGTGTCTTTCCCCGTCCCTTCCATGGCACCCATCACAGTACATCCCTACCACACAGAGCCAGGGCTTCCACTGCCCACCAGTGTGGCCTGTGAGTTGTGGGGCCAGGGAACAG TGAGCAGTGTCCATCCAGCATCCACATTTCCAGCCATCCAGGGTGCCTCACTGCCTGCCCTGACCACACAGCCCAGCCCTCTGGTGAGCGGCGGTTTTCCACCACCCGAGGAGGAGACGCACAGTCAGCCAGTCAGTCCCCACAGCCTGCACCACCTGCATGCTGCCTACCGTGTCG GAATGCTGGCACTGGAGATGCTGGGTCGCCGGGCACACAACGATCACCCCAACAACTTCTCCCGCTCCCCCCCCTACACTGATGATGTCAAATGGTTGCTGGGGCTGGCAGCAAAGCTGG GAGATCGTCATGGAGACGCTGCAGCGGCTGAGTCCCGCTCATGCCCACAACCACCTGCGTGCCCCGGCCTTCCACCAACTGGTGCAGCGCTGCCAGCAGGCATACATGCAG TACATCCACCACCGCTTGATTCACCTGACTCCTGCGGACTACGACGACTTTGTGAATGCGATCCGGAGCGCCCGCAGCGCCTTCTGCCTGACGCCCATGGGCATGATGCAGTTCAACGACATCCTACAGAACCTCAAGCGCAGCAAACAGACCAAGGAGCTGTGGCAGCGGGTCTCACTCgagatggccaccttctccccCTGAGTCTTTCACCCGTAGGGTCCTATACAGGGACCCAGGCCTGTGGCTATGGGGGCCCCTCACACAGGGGGAGTGAAGCTTGGCTGGACAGATCATCCTCACTCAGTTCCCTGGTAGCCCAGACTGACAGCTGCTCTTGGGCTGTAGCCTGGGGCCAAGATGTCTCAGACCCTAGAAGCCTAGGGCTGGGGGAGACAGCCCTGTCTGGGAGGGGGCGTTGGGTGGCCTCTGGTATTTATTtggcatttataaatatataa